A section of the Cuniculiplasma divulgatum genome encodes:
- a CDS encoding ABC transporter ATP-binding protein, with amino-acid sequence MNEEAAVIAVNDLHIRFMNRSTFSGRKAAGSKYNEALKGISLTVNKGDTYGIIGETGSGKSTLAKILLGIYKPTDGSVEVNGKRINFRRTRDIRFMRNQIGIVFQDPVGSLNPRLPVYKIIRAGLLYSDIPKERYDDRIREVSLLTGVPISKLWNYPGELSGGEKQRVSLARALAAPKKALILDEPTSSLDVSIQAEILNLLRDLKKKTNLTYLFISHDISVIKYMCNRLSVMFYGKIVESGSTREVASAPKHPYSEILFRSTFSLDKKEDMDIPLAETASSSSGCIFQRQCGRRFEPCTQIPPSIQLPFDEHVVSCWLYHKDGF; translated from the coding sequence ATGAATGAAGAAGCTGCTGTGATAGCTGTCAATGATCTTCACATTCGCTTCATGAACCGGTCGACTTTCTCCGGCAGAAAGGCAGCAGGCAGCAAATATAACGAAGCTCTGAAAGGAATAAGCCTTACGGTGAATAAGGGCGATACTTACGGAATCATTGGGGAAACAGGATCCGGAAAGTCAACTCTTGCAAAGATTCTACTGGGAATTTATAAACCAACGGACGGATCTGTTGAGGTAAACGGCAAGCGCATAAATTTCAGGCGTACACGTGACATAAGATTCATGAGAAACCAGATCGGGATTGTATTTCAGGACCCAGTTGGGTCTTTGAATCCCAGACTTCCCGTGTACAAGATAATCAGAGCAGGGCTTCTATATTCAGACATTCCTAAGGAGAGATACGATGACAGGATCAGGGAGGTATCACTTCTTACCGGGGTGCCCATAAGCAAACTCTGGAACTATCCTGGCGAGCTAAGTGGTGGCGAAAAGCAGCGTGTCAGTCTTGCCAGAGCTCTGGCAGCACCCAAGAAGGCGCTTATACTGGACGAACCCACAAGTTCCCTGGATGTTAGCATCCAGGCAGAGATCCTGAATCTTCTCAGGGACCTCAAAAAGAAGACCAACCTAACTTACCTTTTCATTTCCCATGATATCAGCGTCATAAAATACATGTGCAACAGGCTGTCCGTAATGTTTTATGGAAAGATTGTGGAGTCGGGCAGTACCAGAGAGGTCGCTTCCGCACCAAAGCATCCCTACAGTGAAATTCTCTTCAGGAGCACATTCAGCTTGGACAAGAAAGAAGACATGGACATCCCACTTGCGGAGACAGCGTCATCTTCTTCTGGCTGCATATTCCAGCGCCAGTGCGGAAGGCGCTTTGAACCGTGCACCCAGATACCGCCTTCGATTCAGTTGCCCTTCGATGAACATGTTGTTTCATGCTGGCTTTACCACAAAGATGGATTTTAG
- a CDS encoding ABC transporter ATP-binding protein: MDGNQEDSLQASSTILEVKNLTITYKFSNYSIKVVNRANIHVMKGEKVGIVGESGSGKTSLATAISGLMDSPPAIHNSGRIFFDGREITPILSPERNKNGVLGLNMVFQEPLTSLNPVYKVRDQLLESMIACGLVKKDDKNSVSQGIDRIKEMLGELSIDSPEKVIEKFPHELSGGMRQRIAIALALLQKPRLVIMDEPTTGLDTIVQVKLLKLLSRMQSETGLSLIIITHDLTVAAQICDRIYVMYAGKIVEYGRTSTIIKSPKHPYTSLLLSSIPSGFYDSPPLPSMRGDPPDMRNIPMGCAFSPRCPFAFDRCQMSEPEIAVLENNQGVACFLYE; the protein is encoded by the coding sequence ATGGATGGAAATCAGGAAGATTCCCTTCAAGCTTCGTCCACCATCCTCGAGGTTAAGAACCTTACCATAACATATAAATTTTCTAATTATTCTATAAAAGTAGTAAACAGAGCCAATATACACGTGATGAAGGGAGAGAAGGTAGGCATTGTTGGCGAAAGTGGATCCGGAAAGACTTCCCTTGCAACGGCCATATCAGGTCTTATGGATTCGCCTCCGGCAATTCACAATAGTGGAAGGATTTTTTTTGACGGAAGAGAAATAACCCCAATACTGTCACCTGAGAGGAACAAGAATGGTGTCCTGGGGCTGAATATGGTTTTTCAGGAGCCACTGACATCCTTGAATCCGGTTTACAAGGTCAGGGATCAACTCCTGGAGTCAATGATTGCCTGCGGCCTCGTGAAGAAGGATGACAAGAATTCTGTGTCCCAGGGAATCGACCGCATCAAGGAAATGTTAGGTGAACTGAGCATAGACAGCCCGGAAAAAGTCATAGAAAAATTCCCTCATGAGCTATCAGGGGGCATGAGGCAGAGGATTGCCATCGCCCTTGCACTGCTGCAGAAACCCAGGCTTGTAATCATGGATGAACCGACCACGGGCCTTGACACAATTGTTCAGGTCAAACTCCTCAAGCTGCTTTCCCGCATGCAGTCCGAGACTGGACTTTCCCTCATAATAATAACCCATGATCTTACTGTTGCTGCACAAATCTGTGACAGAATCTATGTTATGTATGCAGGAAAGATTGTAGAGTATGGGAGAACATCCACCATAATCAAGAGCCCAAAACACCCATACACTTCACTGCTGCTGTCATCAATTCCATCCGGTTTTTATGATTCTCCACCACTTCCCTCAATGCGCGGGGATCCTCCCGACATGAGAAATATACCCATGGGCTGTGCCTTCAGTCCAAGATGTCCGTTCGCATTTGACAGATGCCAGATGTCAGAGCCTGAAATAGCCGTTCTGGAGAATAATCAGGGGGTGGCGTGTTTTCTCTATGAATGA
- a CDS encoding saccharopine dehydrogenase C-terminal domain-containing protein produces the protein MKVTVVGGSGITGTVSVLDLLENKSVEQVQVIDLVERQFHDPRVVYKKIDVQKHDELAKAIKGHDVVINASQYYFNLDVMEACLIAKVPYIDFGGLYHMTRQQVTLNDKFAKDGLLAVIGMGAQPGISSVAASYAVNKMDKAESVIIRDAWTDKTEGAKYYFSWSPATLIDELTLPAVHYQDSQFKETPPMSRSEAFNFGPEIGDVTVYRTLHSEIATMPESFKEKGVKYVEWMEGSRDILNMKMIVDMGFGMKEKYKVDGTEIVPRDFFIRFLKSQGILTPPDNLQVKDYERTVVEVNGEEGGKSRNVQVIIDFKYDEKRKLSASQKEVGVPGSIVAQMIAGGIVKGKGVKPPEQIIPPKLFFPELAKRDIRVRSRETSDIS, from the coding sequence ATGAAAGTGACAGTTGTAGGGGGGTCAGGCATCACAGGCACCGTTTCTGTTCTTGATCTCCTTGAAAACAAGAGTGTTGAACAGGTACAGGTGATTGATCTTGTGGAGCGGCAATTCCACGATCCAAGAGTTGTGTACAAGAAAATAGATGTACAGAAGCACGACGAACTGGCAAAGGCCATCAAGGGTCACGATGTTGTCATAAACGCATCCCAGTATTATTTCAATCTTGATGTCATGGAAGCTTGTCTCATTGCCAAAGTGCCTTACATTGATTTTGGCGGACTATACCATATGACGCGCCAGCAGGTTACTCTTAACGACAAATTTGCGAAGGATGGCCTTCTTGCGGTGATAGGCATGGGAGCTCAGCCCGGTATTTCATCTGTGGCAGCGTCCTATGCGGTAAACAAGATGGACAAGGCGGAGAGCGTCATAATAAGGGATGCATGGACGGATAAGACTGAGGGTGCCAAGTATTATTTCTCGTGGTCTCCTGCAACACTTATTGACGAACTCACGCTTCCTGCAGTGCACTACCAGGATTCTCAGTTCAAGGAAACACCACCCATGTCAAGATCTGAAGCGTTCAATTTTGGTCCTGAAATTGGAGACGTCACCGTTTACCGCACACTTCATTCTGAAATTGCCACGATGCCGGAGAGCTTCAAGGAAAAGGGAGTGAAGTATGTGGAATGGATGGAGGGAAGCAGGGATATTTTAAATATGAAGATGATTGTAGACATGGGATTCGGAATGAAGGAAAAATACAAGGTCGATGGCACTGAGATTGTGCCCAGGGACTTCTTCATAAGATTCCTCAAGAGCCAGGGGATCCTTACTCCTCCTGACAATCTTCAGGTAAAGGACTATGAGAGGACAGTTGTTGAGGTTAACGGCGAGGAAGGCGGAAAGTCAAGAAATGTTCAGGTCATAATCGATTTCAAGTACGACGAGAAGCGGAAACTTTCTGCATCCCAGAAAGAGGTTGGGGTTCCTGGATCAATTGTTGCCCAGATGATTGCTGGCGGCATCGTGAAGGGAAAGGGAGTCAAGCCTCCAGAACAGATCATACCTCCAAAGTTGTTCTTCCCGGAGCTTGCTAAACGTGATATCCGGGTAAGAAGCCGGGAAACATCCGACATCAGCTGA
- a CDS encoding aspartate aminotransferase family protein → MRTSSWEPYPLFINRGKGSRIWDIDGNQYIDFLMAFGPLINGHSHPKINNAVKKQIRDGYLFGAPNELEYKLAKMFMKFVPNQDRVIFSLSGSDATFNAIRLARAATGKDVLLKFEGHYHGLHDYAAISVESPPVVSGLKRFPRPLAYTAGIPAEVMDTVVVANWNDPESLERILKIRGNEIAAIIMEPIMANSSVVLPDDDYLKAVRELADEYNIVFIMDEVITGFRVSEGGAQKLYNVKPDISTWAKALGNGLTISAISGKAEYLDLIGNGVAYGGTYFASPISLAGALENLRILSTNDFEAYRHLKKITRKLAKGIEEVGDELNEDMLVNWETGLLSFAFSELRKVKNYRESIQSDWEKYQAVQKIMLKKGIYLHPDAFERIPLSTAHSEEDIDAFINVLRDSIKEYKEAEE, encoded by the coding sequence ATGAGAACAAGTTCGTGGGAACCGTACCCGCTTTTTATTAACCGGGGAAAGGGATCCAGGATATGGGACATAGACGGAAATCAGTACATTGATTTTCTGATGGCGTTTGGCCCGCTCATCAATGGCCATTCACATCCAAAGATCAACAACGCAGTGAAGAAGCAGATCAGGGATGGCTATCTCTTTGGTGCACCCAATGAGCTTGAATACAAGCTGGCAAAGATGTTCATGAAGTTCGTTCCGAACCAGGACAGGGTGATATTTTCCCTGAGCGGCTCAGACGCGACCTTCAATGCGATCCGCCTTGCCAGGGCTGCCACGGGGAAGGATGTCCTCCTGAAGTTCGAGGGGCACTATCACGGACTTCACGATTACGCCGCAATTTCTGTGGAATCACCGCCAGTAGTTAGTGGACTCAAGAGATTCCCGAGACCACTGGCATACACGGCTGGAATTCCGGCTGAGGTGATGGACACCGTGGTTGTGGCCAACTGGAACGATCCAGAGAGCCTTGAGAGAATCCTCAAGATCAGGGGAAATGAAATAGCAGCAATCATAATGGAACCTATCATGGCAAATTCCAGTGTAGTTCTACCCGACGATGACTATCTGAAGGCAGTTCGGGAACTTGCAGATGAATATAACATAGTGTTCATCATGGATGAGGTGATCACAGGTTTCAGGGTAAGCGAGGGTGGAGCTCAGAAGCTATACAACGTCAAGCCTGATATTTCAACCTGGGCAAAGGCTCTCGGTAATGGTCTTACAATTTCGGCAATTTCTGGAAAAGCCGAGTATCTGGATCTCATAGGCAATGGTGTTGCTTACGGAGGTACATACTTTGCTTCGCCTATTTCCCTTGCCGGTGCTCTTGAGAATCTGAGGATCCTGTCAACCAATGACTTCGAAGCCTACAGGCACCTAAAAAAGATAACAAGAAAGCTAGCGAAGGGAATTGAGGAAGTGGGTGATGAACTGAACGAGGACATGCTTGTGAACTGGGAAACGGGTCTTCTCTCCTTCGCATTCAGTGAACTGAGAAAGGTGAAGAATTACAGAGAATCCATTCAGAGCGACTGGGAGAAATACCAGGCTGTCCAGAAGATCATGCTGAAGAAGGGAATTTACCTGCATCCTGATGCATTTGAAAGAATACCTTTGTCAACAGCCCACAGCGAAGAGGACATCGATGCATTCATAAATGTTCTGAGGGACAGCATCAAGGAATATAAGGAAGCAGAAGAGTAA
- a CDS encoding aldehyde dehydrogenase family protein, producing MENVQKEKMYIDGQWLNAASGKTYEVINPATEEVIASVPLGGVEDVEKAIDAARAAFDNGPWPRMSPGERAEVILKLARMVEENKSQFSTLETLNTGKPAKQVADYDIGATIDNLKFFAGASRVETGISANEYIADGTSILRREPVGVVGVIVPWNYPLMMVGWRAIPPLLMGNTVVLKPASITPLTAIKLTQMLDSIGIPKGAFNLVTGPGGTVGEALAKSQKVDMIAFTGSTEVGTRISNQASSTVKKLSLELGGKAPFIVFDDADIDAATEGAVVGSLMNTGQDCGAATRFYVQEKVYDRFVKLLKEKLSRVRVGDPEDMKTDMGPLVSRDQFNKVKSYIEVAQREGQVLLAGEKKGTRGYFLSPTLATVEDDNARIVQEEIFGPVLSVLKFSTYEEAIRRANNVIYGLASSVWTKDVRIAMMASRDLRFGTVWVNDHAPIPSEMPWSPIKRSGFGASTSIFSLEEFTNPKHVYIDLTGKVRKSWYYQIYGDQ from the coding sequence ATGGAAAATGTGCAGAAGGAAAAAATGTATATCGATGGGCAATGGTTGAATGCTGCCAGTGGAAAAACCTATGAGGTCATCAATCCGGCAACAGAAGAAGTAATAGCCAGCGTCCCACTTGGTGGAGTTGAAGATGTGGAGAAGGCCATTGATGCTGCAAGAGCAGCTTTTGATAATGGCCCATGGCCCCGCATGTCGCCTGGTGAGCGTGCAGAAGTAATATTGAAGCTGGCAAGAATGGTTGAGGAAAACAAGTCTCAGTTCAGTACGCTTGAGACATTAAATACAGGGAAGCCGGCAAAGCAGGTTGCAGATTATGATATTGGGGCAACAATCGATAACCTGAAATTCTTTGCTGGAGCATCAAGAGTTGAAACGGGTATTTCGGCCAATGAATACATTGCCGACGGCACAAGCATACTCAGGCGCGAACCAGTGGGTGTTGTTGGTGTCATTGTTCCCTGGAATTATCCATTGATGATGGTGGGGTGGAGAGCAATACCTCCACTTCTCATGGGAAACACAGTTGTACTGAAGCCTGCATCCATTACTCCACTTACTGCCATAAAACTGACCCAGATGCTTGACAGCATAGGCATTCCAAAGGGTGCATTTAATCTTGTAACTGGCCCTGGTGGAACGGTGGGTGAGGCACTCGCAAAGAGTCAGAAAGTGGACATGATTGCCTTCACGGGTTCAACAGAGGTTGGAACAAGGATATCCAACCAGGCCTCTTCAACCGTGAAGAAACTTTCTCTTGAGCTGGGAGGAAAGGCACCCTTCATTGTATTTGACGATGCGGACATTGATGCCGCCACAGAGGGCGCAGTTGTTGGATCGCTTATGAACACAGGACAGGACTGCGGTGCAGCTACAAGATTCTATGTTCAGGAAAAGGTCTACGACAGATTCGTCAAGCTTCTCAAGGAAAAGCTTTCAAGGGTAAGGGTTGGTGATCCTGAAGACATGAAGACTGACATGGGCCCTCTTGTTTCCAGGGATCAGTTCAATAAGGTGAAATCATACATTGAAGTGGCTCAGAGGGAAGGGCAGGTTCTTCTTGCCGGCGAGAAAAAAGGAACCAGGGGATATTTCCTATCTCCTACCCTGGCAACCGTGGAGGATGATAACGCAAGAATTGTTCAGGAAGAAATTTTCGGGCCCGTACTCAGTGTTCTGAAATTCTCCACCTACGAAGAGGCAATCAGGCGTGCTAATAATGTCATATACGGTCTTGCCTCATCTGTGTGGACCAAGGATGTAAGAATTGCAATGATGGCATCGCGGGACCTGAGGTTTGGAACAGTGTGGGTCAATGACCATGCACCAATTCCATCTGAGATGCCCTGGTCACCAATAAAGAGATCAGGTTTTGGTGCATCCACATCTATTTTTTCACTGGAGGAGTTCACCAATCCAAAGCATGTCTATATTGACCTAACCGGGAAAGTGAGGAAGTCATGGTACTACCAGATTTATGGTGACCAGTGA
- a CDS encoding helicase-associated domain-containing protein: protein MNPDTSKPLVVQGDGTIFLEVESDPDRTCRDKISRFAELIKSPEHIHTYRITPLAVWNAASTGISLDEMIDTLSANSKYDVPGNILHNIQDWYRRYGRVKLVKLPPNRISNFDPEYIYLTSDDKIVLQEIANRKTIQNFLDGWEGSNAIRVKSIFRGRLKQALIKVSYPVEDLVGFQPGDPLDFSLADKTSTGEPFSLRTYQKEAIESFLSGGDGSRSGVIVLPSGAGKTVVGMGAMERIRENTLIITTGTVAVRQWIREITDKSTAGPLMIGEYTGDSKEIQPITVTTYQILTHSTMKSAAKSMDTEEPGDSDDLAEGDITRIYPHLNVFMARNWGLIIYDEVHLLPAPVFRITSEIQAKKRLGLTATLIREDGKEDDVFSLIGPKKFDAPWKDLERDGWIATAVCSEVRVKFPNEQYMMEYAVAPQRLKYRIAAENPMKINALKSILQRLSPDDSVLIIGDYIDQLQKIADMLNVPVITGKTKNSMREELYSQFRRGNINMLVVSKVANYAIDLPDANVAIQVSGTFGSRQEEAQRLGRILRPKSRDTQAYFYTIVTSDTLDQEYSMRRQLFLTERGYGYTIINQEDLISSVRVSEEDA from the coding sequence ATGAATCCAGATACATCTAAACCTCTTGTTGTCCAGGGTGATGGAACAATATTTCTTGAGGTTGAATCCGATCCTGACAGAACGTGCAGGGACAAGATCAGCAGGTTTGCGGAACTGATAAAGTCACCAGAGCACATTCACACTTACAGGATAACGCCTCTTGCGGTCTGGAACGCTGCTTCCACCGGCATATCTCTTGACGAAATGATTGACACCCTGTCAGCGAATTCCAAGTATGATGTCCCGGGGAATATACTGCACAATATCCAGGATTGGTACCGGCGATACGGAAGGGTTAAGCTTGTCAAGCTTCCTCCGAACAGAATTTCGAACTTTGATCCCGAATATATCTATCTCACTTCTGATGATAAAATAGTGTTACAGGAGATAGCCAACAGAAAAACTATCCAGAATTTCCTGGATGGATGGGAAGGATCAAATGCAATCCGGGTTAAATCAATTTTCCGGGGCCGCCTGAAACAGGCACTCATAAAAGTGTCATATCCTGTGGAGGATCTGGTGGGATTTCAGCCCGGAGATCCCCTGGACTTTTCGCTGGCAGATAAAACCAGCACTGGAGAACCGTTCAGTCTTCGCACTTATCAGAAAGAAGCCATCGAATCATTCCTGTCAGGAGGGGATGGTAGCAGGAGTGGTGTTATTGTGCTTCCCAGCGGAGCAGGCAAGACCGTTGTTGGAATGGGAGCAATGGAAAGGATACGGGAGAACACACTCATAATAACAACCGGTACAGTGGCTGTGAGACAGTGGATCAGAGAGATCACTGACAAATCAACAGCAGGTCCACTTATGATTGGCGAATACACCGGCGACAGCAAGGAGATACAGCCCATAACAGTGACAACATACCAGATACTGACTCATTCTACAATGAAATCCGCTGCAAAGTCAATGGACACTGAGGAACCTGGTGATTCCGATGATCTTGCTGAGGGTGATATCACCAGGATATACCCACATCTCAATGTGTTCATGGCCAGGAACTGGGGCCTGATCATATATGATGAGGTTCACCTGCTGCCGGCGCCTGTCTTCAGGATCACTTCAGAAATTCAGGCAAAGAAACGGCTGGGACTCACGGCAACCCTCATCAGGGAGGACGGCAAGGAGGACGATGTTTTCTCACTCATAGGGCCCAAGAAGTTCGATGCACCCTGGAAGGACCTTGAAAGGGATGGATGGATTGCCACTGCTGTGTGCAGTGAGGTCAGGGTGAAATTCCCAAATGAGCAGTACATGATGGAGTACGCGGTTGCACCACAGAGGCTTAAATACAGAATAGCTGCGGAAAATCCCATGAAGATAAATGCGTTGAAATCAATTCTTCAGAGGCTCTCTCCGGATGATTCCGTGCTGATCATCGGGGATTATATTGACCAGCTGCAAAAAATAGCTGATATGCTGAATGTTCCTGTGATCACTGGAAAGACCAAGAACAGTATGAGGGAAGAACTGTATTCACAGTTCCGGAGAGGTAACATAAATATGCTGGTGGTGTCCAAGGTTGCAAACTATGCCATTGATCTGCCCGACGCAAACGTTGCAATTCAGGTTTCAGGGACATTTGGCTCCAGGCAGGAGGAGGCACAGAGGCTTGGAAGAATACTGAGGCCAAAGTCAAGGGATACTCAGGCATACTTCTACACCATAGTCACCTCTGACACCCTTGATCAGGAATATTCCATGAGAAGGCAACTGTTTCTCACAGAACGTGGCTATGGGTACACCATAATAAATCAGGAGGACCTGATATCCAGCGTCAGGGTGAGTGAAGAGGATGCCTGA
- a CDS encoding nucleotidyl transferase AbiEii/AbiGii toxin family protein: protein MLTIVSDYPLVFEGGTYLWLFHGLSRFSEVLDFTARGTIKKDFPAFISSSLRLYGYENEIKRIKDNEHGISVRFMINGPLHTSNKDRCAIYAEVSGREKVLLPGMPLKIDFPQYDIPVKTLSGMNLDEVGSEKVRAILTREKGRDIFDLYYLIHNKEIKFNAELVNRKLAFYGISFDSEQFLQELGTRSKLFSRELKPLVFGKIPDFDRVESYIGKWLASY from the coding sequence ATCCTCACCATCGTTTCCGACTATCCTCTTGTCTTCGAGGGTGGAACTTATCTTTGGTTATTTCATGGGCTGAGCAGGTTTTCAGAAGTTCTTGACTTCACTGCCAGAGGAACTATCAAGAAGGACTTCCCGGCATTTATCTCGAGTTCCCTGAGACTCTATGGATACGAAAATGAGATCAAGAGAATCAAAGACAATGAACATGGGATTTCAGTCAGATTCATGATAAATGGACCATTGCATACCAGTAATAAAGATAGATGTGCAATCTATGCGGAGGTCAGTGGTAGGGAGAAGGTCCTTCTTCCAGGCATGCCACTGAAGATAGACTTTCCCCAGTATGATATTCCGGTAAAAACTTTGTCCGGAATGAATCTTGATGAGGTTGGGAGCGAAAAAGTCAGGGCGATCCTTACACGTGAGAAAGGCAGAGACATATTTGATCTCTATTATTTGATTCATAATAAAGAAATTAAGTTTAATGCTGAATTGGTTAACAGAAAACTTGCTTTCTACGGCATAAGTTTCGATTCCGAACAGTTTCTTCAGGAATTGGGAACCAGAAGCAAACTTTTCTCAAGGGAGTTGAAGCCTTTGGTATTTGGTAAAATACCTGACTTTGATCGAGTAGAATCATACATCGGGAAGTGGTTGGCTTCATATTGA
- a CDS encoding winged helix-turn-helix domain-containing protein produces MTSTDFETSFKRLIWWLFVSTRGGFMRTRIMLSLMERPKNANQLCSELNVNYRTIDHHIKVLLENDLITVMGDGYGKTYFPGPTVEKNIEIFRDIIRQSGRIGGGN; encoded by the coding sequence TTGACTTCCACTGATTTCGAAACTTCATTCAAGAGACTCATATGGTGGCTGTTCGTATCCACAAGAGGAGGATTCATGAGAACGAGAATAATGCTGTCTTTGATGGAAAGACCCAAAAATGCAAACCAGTTGTGCAGTGAACTGAATGTGAATTACCGGACAATTGATCATCACATTAAGGTGCTGCTGGAGAATGACCTGATCACAGTCATGGGCGACGGATATGGCAAAACGTACTTCCCTGGGCCAACGGTTGAAAAAAATATTGAGATATTCAGAGATATAATCAGGCAATCAGGCAGAATAGGAGGGGGAAACTGA
- a CDS encoding M20 family metallopeptidase yields the protein MVDIRRSISGRMERIVDLSNRIYQLAELGSQEVVSSQILCDFLSSEGFKITKPLLNMKTAFRAEYGKGGTTIGFLAEYDALPNGHSCGHNLISAWAVGCATVLKDVSTDIKIVVIGTPSEEGIGEYAGSKVTMAAQGVFDDIDMVFGFHADDRWGVGSTSLADITLQLTFSGKASHGADAPQLGINALDAAVSTYSAINSLRGWAKNDRHLVIGMIIREGGQATNVIPDKAVMDVEIRSTSSDFVREFSGKVENMAISIGSGYGATVKVRQITPLYESYLHSRSLDSILVNELKKLNINPVNVDDDSQIPSGSTDEANVSMVVPTGHIDMQIGYPGIPGHSDEFREAANPYACSTNLSLAIEATVNAAIRASSHEMKAQILGEFQEAKKK from the coding sequence ATGGTGGACATCAGGAGATCAATTTCCGGGCGAATGGAAAGAATCGTTGATCTGTCAAACCGGATATACCAGTTAGCTGAATTGGGGAGCCAGGAGGTAGTGTCCTCACAGATTCTATGCGATTTCCTTTCATCAGAAGGCTTCAAGATCACTAAACCGCTGCTGAATATGAAAACTGCCTTCAGGGCAGAATACGGAAAGGGAGGTACCACAATAGGTTTCCTGGCAGAATACGATGCACTACCCAACGGCCATTCATGCGGTCATAACCTTATCTCTGCATGGGCGGTCGGATGCGCAACAGTGCTTAAGGATGTATCCACAGACATAAAAATCGTCGTGATCGGAACACCCTCAGAGGAAGGAATTGGAGAATACGCCGGAAGCAAGGTAACCATGGCCGCTCAAGGTGTATTCGACGACATTGACATGGTATTCGGCTTCCATGCTGATGATAGATGGGGAGTTGGTTCCACGTCTCTGGCAGATATCACACTGCAGCTTACCTTTTCGGGAAAGGCGTCACACGGTGCAGACGCTCCTCAACTGGGAATCAATGCCCTTGATGCGGCAGTCAGCACATATTCTGCCATCAACAGCCTGAGAGGTTGGGCAAAGAATGACCGGCACCTTGTCATAGGAATGATCATCAGGGAAGGAGGGCAGGCAACAAATGTCATTCCCGATAAGGCCGTAATGGATGTGGAAATCCGGTCAACTTCATCAGATTTCGTCAGGGAATTTTCTGGAAAGGTTGAGAACATGGCCATATCCATAGGCAGTGGATACGGGGCAACAGTCAAGGTGCGGCAAATAACACCGCTCTATGAGAGTTACCTGCACTCCAGATCTCTTGATTCCATACTGGTTAACGAGTTGAAAAAGTTGAATATAAATCCAGTCAATGTTGATGATGATTCCCAGATACCATCTGGAAGTACCGATGAGGCTAACGTGAGTATGGTAGTTCCAACAGGGCATATAGATATGCAGATCGGTTATCCGGGCATTCCTGGCCACTCAGATGAATTCAGGGAGGCAGCCAATCCGTATGCGTGCTCCACAAACCTGTCTCTTGCAATTGAGGCAACAGTGAATGCTGCAATCAGGGCATCCAGCCATGAAATGAAAGCTCAGATACTTGGGGAATTCCAGGAGGCGAAAAAGAAATGA